One genomic segment of [Pasteurella] aerogenes includes these proteins:
- the ycgL gene encoding membrane protein, which produces MLCAIYKSKKKEGMYLYVEKRDFFDKVPPELKSLFGTPIFVMLFNLKGNKSLIQADNQEVLAHLQDQGFYLQMPKPEENLLKLHKMQQKSTAL; this is translated from the coding sequence ATGTTATGTGCAATTTATAAAAGTAAAAAGAAAGAAGGAATGTATTTATATGTGGAAAAACGGGATTTTTTTGACAAAGTCCCGCCCGAACTCAAATCCCTTTTCGGTACGCCGATTTTCGTGATGTTGTTTAATTTAAAAGGCAATAAATCTTTAATTCAAGCGGATAACCAAGAGGTACTCGCCCATTTACAAGATCAAGGTTTTTACCTACAAATGCCGAAACCGGAAGAAAATCTACTTAAATTACACAAAATGCAACAAAAAAGCACCGCACTTTAA